The Gordonia sp. KTR9 genome contains a region encoding:
- the hemW gene encoding radical SAM family heme chaperone HemW, with product MNLDLAAPAESLVAAACAEVDPDVPLALYLHVPFCATRCGYCDFNTYTAGELGSSSSPDSWQEAVARELETAARMLTPSRPVSTIFVGGGTPSLLGGAGLTRLLDAVRANFDLSGNVEITTESNPESTSAEFFDDLRSAGFTRISLGMQSAAEHVLRLLDRTHTPGRAVAAAREARAAGFDHVNLDLIYGTPGETDADLNATVDAVLDAGVDHVSAYALIVEDGTALARRIRRGEMPAPDDDVLADRYQILDRRLRADGLDWYEVSNWARGDDSVCRHNIAYWHSHDWWGIGPGAHSHVAGVRWLNAKHPARYSKSLSEGVLPIASAEQLTAEDRHLEAVMLTTRCRSGLPRDLLDDAETAHAEQLCAYGLLSASADAYVLTDAGRLLADGVIRRVLWG from the coding sequence ATGAACCTCGACCTCGCAGCGCCGGCGGAATCGTTGGTCGCGGCCGCCTGCGCCGAGGTCGACCCGGACGTGCCCCTCGCGCTCTACCTGCACGTCCCGTTCTGTGCGACCCGGTGCGGATACTGCGACTTCAACACCTACACCGCCGGCGAACTCGGGTCCTCGTCCTCGCCGGACTCGTGGCAGGAGGCGGTCGCCCGCGAGCTGGAGACCGCGGCGCGGATGCTGACGCCGAGCCGCCCGGTCTCGACGATCTTCGTCGGCGGCGGCACACCGTCGCTCCTCGGTGGCGCCGGTCTCACGCGGCTACTCGACGCGGTCCGGGCGAACTTCGATCTGTCCGGCAACGTCGAGATCACCACCGAGTCCAACCCGGAGTCGACCTCAGCCGAGTTCTTCGACGACCTCCGGTCGGCCGGATTCACCCGGATCTCGCTCGGTATGCAATCGGCGGCCGAGCACGTGCTGAGACTGCTCGACCGCACGCACACCCCGGGCCGGGCCGTCGCGGCCGCGCGAGAGGCACGGGCGGCCGGATTCGACCACGTGAACCTCGACCTGATCTACGGAACGCCCGGCGAGACCGACGCGGACCTGAATGCCACCGTCGACGCCGTGCTGGATGCCGGTGTCGACCACGTGTCCGCCTACGCGCTGATCGTCGAGGACGGCACCGCGCTGGCGCGCCGGATCCGACGTGGGGAGATGCCCGCTCCCGACGACGACGTCCTCGCCGACCGCTACCAGATCCTCGACCGCCGCCTGCGCGCCGACGGCCTCGACTGGTACGAGGTGTCGAACTGGGCACGCGGCGACGACTCGGTGTGCCGCCACAACATCGCCTACTGGCACAGCCATGACTGGTGGGGCATCGGTCCCGGGGCGCATTCCCATGTCGCCGGTGTCCGTTGGCTCAACGCCAAACATCCTGCGCGCTACTCGAAGTCGCTGTCGGAGGGCGTTCTGCCGATCGCGTCGGCAGAGCAGTTGACCGCCGAGGACCGGCACCTCGAGGCCGTCATGCTGACCACGCGGTGCCGGAGCGGGCTGCCGCGCGATCTCCTCGACGACGCCGAGACCGCGCATGCCGAGCAGCTCTGCGCCTACGGTCTGCTGAGCGCGAGCGCCGATGCCTACGTGCTCACCGACGCGGGCCGGTTGCTTGCCGACGGAGTGATCCGCCGCGTGCTCTGGGGCTGA
- a CDS encoding nitrite/sulfite reductase, giving the protein MTSTTDAPAASGPGAPNEAASAAPAAGKPARPARKARPAKRRAEGQWKLGYREPLNPNEQVKKDDNPLNVRARIENIYSKQGFDSIDKQDLRGRMRWWGLYTQRAEGYDGTWTGDENIDILEDSHFMMRVRCDAGALNVEQLRTLGEISTEFARDTADLSDRENVQYHWIRIEDVPTIWERLEGVGLKTTEACGDCPRVVLGSPLAGESLDEVLDPTPAIDEIVRRYIGDPKYSNLPRKFKTAISGQQDVVHEINDVAFVGVVHPEHGPGLDLWVGGGLSTNPMLAQRVGAWVPLDEVPDVWEAVVALFRDYGYRRLRAKARLKFLVKDWGIEKFRQVLEDEYLGRKLIDGPAPEQPERPIDHIGVQKLRNGLNAIGFSPIAGRVSGTILTKAAEAVAAAGSDRVRFTPYQKLIVLDVPDDKVDWLIDELKPLGLHGRPTRWRRNLLACSGIEFCKLSFTETRKRSQVLAPELDERLEDINAKLDVPITVNINGCPNSCGRSQIADIGFKGQLVEDADGNQTDGFQVHLGGSLGLDSGFGRKLRQHKVLGTELGDYIERVVRNFVDQREEGERFAQWAVRADEEALR; this is encoded by the coding sequence ATGACGTCCACCACCGACGCCCCGGCCGCTTCCGGCCCGGGTGCACCGAACGAGGCTGCCTCCGCAGCTCCTGCCGCCGGGAAGCCCGCGCGGCCGGCCCGTAAGGCCCGTCCGGCCAAGCGCCGTGCCGAGGGCCAGTGGAAACTCGGTTACCGCGAGCCGCTGAACCCGAACGAGCAGGTCAAGAAGGACGACAACCCGCTCAACGTGCGCGCGCGCATCGAGAACATCTACTCCAAGCAGGGCTTCGACTCGATCGACAAACAGGATCTGCGCGGCCGGATGCGCTGGTGGGGCCTGTACACCCAGCGCGCCGAGGGCTACGACGGCACCTGGACCGGCGACGAGAACATCGACATCCTCGAGGACAGCCACTTCATGATGCGGGTGCGCTGCGACGCCGGCGCGCTCAACGTCGAGCAGCTGCGCACCCTCGGTGAGATCTCCACCGAGTTCGCCCGCGACACCGCCGACCTCTCCGACCGCGAGAACGTCCAGTACCACTGGATTCGGATCGAGGACGTCCCGACGATCTGGGAGCGCCTCGAAGGTGTCGGGCTCAAGACCACCGAGGCGTGCGGCGACTGCCCACGCGTCGTCCTGGGTTCGCCCCTCGCCGGAGAATCCCTCGACGAGGTCCTCGACCCCACCCCGGCCATCGACGAGATCGTCCGCCGCTACATCGGCGATCCGAAGTACTCCAACCTGCCGCGCAAGTTCAAGACCGCGATCTCGGGCCAGCAGGACGTGGTGCACGAGATCAACGACGTCGCCTTCGTCGGCGTGGTCCATCCCGAGCACGGCCCCGGCCTCGATCTCTGGGTCGGCGGCGGACTGTCCACCAACCCGATGCTCGCCCAGCGCGTCGGCGCCTGGGTCCCGCTCGATGAGGTGCCCGATGTGTGGGAGGCCGTGGTCGCACTCTTCCGCGACTACGGCTACCGACGGCTGCGCGCGAAGGCCCGCCTGAAGTTCCTCGTCAAGGACTGGGGCATCGAGAAGTTCCGGCAGGTGCTCGAGGACGAGTACCTGGGCCGCAAGCTCATCGATGGTCCGGCACCGGAACAGCCCGAACGCCCGATCGACCACATCGGCGTGCAGAAGCTGCGCAACGGACTCAACGCGATCGGCTTCTCCCCCATCGCCGGACGCGTCTCGGGCACGATCCTGACCAAGGCCGCGGAAGCCGTCGCCGCGGCCGGGTCCGACCGCGTCCGCTTCACCCCGTACCAGAAGCTGATCGTCCTCGACGTCCCCGACGACAAGGTGGATTGGCTGATCGACGAGCTCAAGCCGCTCGGCCTGCACGGCCGGCCGACACGTTGGCGCCGGAACCTCCTGGCGTGCAGCGGTATCGAGTTCTGCAAGCTCTCCTTCACCGAGACCCGCAAGCGTTCGCAGGTCCTCGCCCCGGAACTGGACGAGCGGCTCGAGGACATCAACGCGAAGCTCGACGTGCCGATCACGGTGAACATCAACGGTTGCCCCAACTCCTGCGGGCGGTCGCAGATCGCCGACATCGGTTTCAAGGGACAGCTCGTCGAGGACGCGGACGGCAACCAGACCGACGGCTTCCAGGTCCACCTCGGGGGCAGCCTCGGGCTGGATTCGGGTTTCGGTCGCAAACTGCGTCAGCACAAGGTGCTGGGCACCGAATTGGGCGATTACATCGAGCGCGTGGTCCGCAACTTCGTCGACCAGCGCGAAGAGGGCGAACGGTTCGCGCAGTGGGCCGTTCGTGCCGACGAGGAGGCACTGCGATGA
- a CDS encoding phosphoadenylyl-sulfate reductase — protein sequence MTIETTTRAPGRRFSEDQLRDIAEKGAADLGSDATPEELIRWTAQTFGTNFVVASNMQDAALVDLAVKNIDRDLLDGDPVKVLFLDTGYHFAETIGTRDAVEQVYGVEMVNLTPEHSVAEQDELLGRNLFARDPGECCRLRKVVPLKAGLAGYDAWITGIRRVEAPTRANAPLISFDEGFGLVKINPIAAWSDETMQDYIDSNGVLVNPLVDEGYPSIGCAPCTAKPEPGSDPRSGRWAGRAKTECGLHA from the coding sequence ATGACCATCGAGACCACCACCAGGGCACCGGGACGACGCTTCAGCGAAGACCAGCTGCGCGACATCGCGGAGAAGGGCGCTGCGGACCTCGGTTCCGACGCGACCCCCGAGGAACTGATCCGCTGGACCGCACAGACCTTCGGCACCAACTTCGTCGTCGCGTCGAACATGCAGGACGCGGCCCTCGTCGATCTCGCCGTGAAGAACATCGACCGCGATCTCCTCGACGGCGACCCGGTCAAGGTGCTCTTCCTCGACACCGGCTACCACTTCGCCGAGACGATCGGCACCCGGGACGCCGTCGAGCAGGTCTACGGCGTCGAGATGGTGAACCTGACACCCGAGCACAGCGTCGCCGAGCAGGATGAGCTCTTGGGCCGCAACCTCTTCGCCCGCGACCCGGGAGAATGCTGCCGCCTGCGCAAGGTCGTGCCGCTGAAGGCGGGCCTCGCCGGTTACGACGCATGGATCACCGGGATTCGTCGCGTGGAGGCGCCGACGCGGGCCAACGCCCCGCTCATCTCCTTCGACGAAGGCTTCGGACTGGTGAAGATCAATCCGATCGCGGCCTGGTCCGACGAGACGATGCAGGACTACATCGACTCCAACGGAGTGCTGGTGAATCCGCTTGTCGACGAGGGATATCCCTCCATCGGGTGCGCACCGTGCACCGCCAAACCCGAACCCGGATCCGATCCGCGCAGCGGCCGCTGGGCCGGTCGCGCCAAGACAGAATGTGGGCTGCACGCATGA
- the cysD gene encoding sulfate adenylyltransferase subunit CysD, translating into MWAARMTVTETPSVPQASGVVAEADEFTTLDALESEAIHIFREVAGEFERPVILFSGGKDSTVLLHVALKAFWPAPLPFSLLHVDTGHNLPEVLEFRDQVVARHNLRLHVAKVEDYLADGRLTERPDGVRNPLQTIPLLDAITENRFDAVFGGGRRDEERSRAKERIFSLRNAFGQWDPKRQRPELWNLYNGRHAPGEHVRVFPLSNWTELDIWRYIAREQVLLPSIYYAHEREVFQRDGMWMTSGVWGGPREGEELQRLSVRYRTVGDGSSTGAVLSDAADNEAVLAEVAASRLTERGATRGDDRVSEAAMEDRKREGYF; encoded by the coding sequence ATGTGGGCTGCACGCATGACCGTGACCGAAACACCGTCCGTTCCGCAGGCATCCGGCGTCGTCGCCGAGGCCGACGAGTTCACCACACTCGACGCCTTGGAGTCCGAGGCGATCCACATCTTCCGTGAGGTCGCGGGCGAGTTCGAGCGTCCGGTGATCCTGTTCTCCGGCGGCAAGGACTCGACCGTGCTCCTGCACGTGGCGCTGAAGGCATTCTGGCCTGCGCCGCTGCCCTTCTCGTTGCTGCACGTCGACACCGGCCACAACCTGCCCGAGGTCCTCGAGTTCCGCGACCAGGTCGTGGCACGGCACAACCTGCGGTTGCACGTCGCCAAGGTCGAGGACTACCTCGCCGACGGGCGCCTCACCGAACGCCCCGACGGTGTGCGCAACCCGCTGCAGACGATCCCCCTGCTCGACGCGATCACCGAGAACCGTTTCGACGCGGTGTTCGGCGGCGGTCGTCGCGACGAGGAACGGTCTCGCGCGAAGGAGCGGATCTTCTCGCTGCGCAACGCCTTCGGCCAGTGGGACCCGAAGCGCCAGCGCCCCGAGCTGTGGAACCTCTACAACGGCCGCCACGCACCGGGTGAGCACGTGCGGGTGTTCCCGCTGTCGAACTGGACCGAGCTCGACATCTGGCGCTACATCGCCCGGGAACAGGTACTCCTCCCGTCGATCTACTACGCCCATGAGCGCGAGGTGTTCCAGCGCGACGGCATGTGGATGACCTCAGGGGTGTGGGGCGGACCGCGCGAAGGTGAAGAGCTGCAACGCCTGTCGGTTCGCTACCGCACCGTCGGCGACGGCTCGTCGACCGGAGCGGTGCTCTCGGACGCCGCCGACAACGAGGCCGTGCTCGCCGAGGTCGCCGCGTCGCGGCTCACCGAACGAGGCGCGACCCGTGGCGACGACCGGGTCTCCGAGGCCGCCATGGAAGACCGTAAGCGCGAAGGATATTTCTGA
- a CDS encoding sulfate adenylyltransferase subunit 1: MKHAPDLLRIATAGSVDDGKSTLVGRLLYDTKSVLADQIDAVTKASVDRGLDTPDLSLLVDGLRAEREQGITIDVAYRYFATPARSFVLADTPGHVQYTRNTVSGASTAQLVILLVDARTGVVAQTRRHAAVMALLGVPQLVLAVNKIDLVSDQASVFAEISAEFAELTRSLGWTDEQVTAIPVSALHGDNVAIRSETTAFYDGPTLIEHLETVPNLVERKDVGLRFPVQYVIRPRTPEYPDYRGYAGQIAAGRVSVGDEVVVLPSGQRTTVSQIDTADGQLATAHTGRSVTILLADDVDISRGDLIAAVADAPEPLQQFTATVCWLAEKPLRAGARLLLKHGTKTTQAIVSALDAQFDEQNLALVDAPDSVELNQIVRISVQTAEPIPADDYQVNRESGSFLLIDPQGGNTLAAGLVGDALAPLHLKELV, encoded by the coding sequence ATGAAGCACGCCCCTGATCTCCTCCGCATCGCCACCGCGGGCAGCGTCGACGACGGTAAGTCGACGCTCGTCGGCCGGCTGCTGTACGACACCAAGTCCGTGTTGGCCGATCAGATCGATGCCGTCACGAAGGCATCGGTGGATCGTGGCCTCGACACCCCGGACCTGTCCTTGCTCGTCGACGGGTTGCGGGCCGAGCGCGAGCAGGGCATCACCATCGATGTCGCCTACCGCTACTTCGCCACGCCCGCGCGGTCGTTCGTCCTCGCCGACACTCCCGGCCACGTGCAGTACACGCGCAACACCGTGTCCGGGGCGTCCACCGCGCAGCTGGTGATCCTGCTGGTCGACGCCCGGACCGGCGTCGTCGCCCAGACCCGCCGCCACGCGGCGGTGATGGCGCTGCTCGGCGTCCCGCAGCTGGTGCTCGCGGTCAACAAGATCGACCTCGTCTCGGATCAGGCGTCGGTGTTCGCCGAGATCTCCGCCGAGTTCGCCGAACTCACCCGGTCGCTGGGCTGGACCGACGAGCAGGTCACCGCCATCCCGGTGTCGGCATTACACGGCGACAACGTGGCGATCCGTTCGGAGACCACCGCGTTCTACGACGGCCCGACACTCATCGAGCATCTCGAGACAGTGCCGAATCTGGTGGAGCGCAAAGACGTCGGTCTGCGCTTCCCCGTGCAGTACGTCATCCGTCCTCGTACGCCGGAGTACCCCGACTACCGCGGATACGCGGGTCAGATCGCCGCCGGCCGGGTCTCCGTCGGCGACGAGGTGGTCGTCCTGCCGTCGGGGCAACGGACCACCGTCAGCCAGATCGACACCGCCGACGGACAACTCGCGACCGCACACACCGGACGCAGCGTCACCATCCTGCTCGCCGACGACGTCGACATCTCGCGCGGCGATCTGATCGCCGCGGTCGCCGACGCTCCGGAGCCGTTGCAGCAGTTCACCGCGACCGTGTGCTGGCTGGCCGAGAAGCCGTTGCGGGCGGGCGCGCGACTGCTGCTCAAACACGGCACCAAGACCACCCAGGCGATTGTCAGCGCACTCGACGCGCAGTTCGACGAGCAGAACCTCGCGCTCGTCGACGCCCCGGACTCAGTGGAGCTCAATCAGATCGTGCGCATCTCGGTGCAGACCGCCGAGCCGATCCCCGCCGACGACTACCAGGTCAACCGCGAGTCGGGCAGCTTCCTGCTCATCGACCCGCAGGGCGGCAACACACTGGCCGCGGGGCTCGTCGGCGACGCACTGGCGCCGCTGCATCTCAAAGAGCTGGTGTGA
- a CDS encoding sirohydrochlorin chelatase has product MTPTLVLVAHGSRDPRFGATARRVRDAVAAQLPGVEVILSYLDLDEPLVGDVLRGLRTSAGGDGDTIVVPMLLSAGFHHKIDLPSIIAASHPSARQTEVMGTRSLTGAMADRLVEAGLGPHDGVILSAVGSSDPDADRSVRLRALELSTRLHRPVEVVFATKLGTGDRVLASAVRRLRSGGARRIALSPYFLSAGLLTDRVERALDSIVDETLVAGPLGTHPDVVDAICSLYRLNARTTVPAGHPAP; this is encoded by the coding sequence GTGACACCGACTCTCGTTCTCGTCGCACACGGCAGCCGCGATCCGCGCTTCGGCGCGACCGCGCGCCGTGTGCGCGACGCCGTGGCGGCGCAGCTGCCTGGCGTCGAGGTGATCCTGTCCTACCTCGACCTCGACGAACCACTCGTCGGTGACGTGCTCCGGGGGCTGCGCACCTCCGCGGGCGGCGATGGCGACACGATCGTCGTGCCGATGCTGCTGTCGGCAGGCTTCCACCACAAGATCGATCTCCCCTCGATCATCGCCGCGAGTCACCCGTCCGCCCGCCAGACCGAGGTCATGGGGACGCGATCGCTGACCGGCGCCATGGCCGATCGGCTCGTCGAGGCCGGTCTGGGACCACATGACGGCGTGATCCTGTCGGCGGTGGGTTCGTCCGACCCCGATGCGGACCGTTCCGTCCGTCTCCGGGCGCTCGAGTTGTCGACGCGACTGCACCGGCCCGTGGAAGTCGTCTTCGCGACCAAGCTCGGCACCGGCGATCGTGTGCTGGCCTCCGCGGTGCGCCGCCTGCGCTCCGGTGGAGCCCGCCGGATCGCCCTGAGTCCGTACTTCCTTTCGGCGGGGTTGCTCACCGATCGGGTCGAGCGCGCCCTCGATTCCATCGTCGACGAGACCCTCGTGGCCGGGCCGCTCGGCACGCACCCGGATGTCGTGGACGCGATCTGTTCGCTCTACCGACTCAACGCCCGGACCACGGTGCCCGCCGGACATCCCGCCCCCTGA